A genomic segment from uncultured Erythrobacter sp. encodes:
- a CDS encoding ferritin-like domain-containing protein yields the protein MTTIARAIRSALLTADPRAKCFATRQVARDWRKGALAWEFDVAMPDQPAWPASPELLAPGQMPKRRKGGSERGRIALWHSLAHIEFVAIDLALDMAGRFGAEMGREFVTDFMDVAADEAMHFALLARKLEQLGSHYGALPAHAGLWEAAHATRDDVAARLAVVPMVLEARGLDVTPATLDRVRASGDEGGAKILTRILDDEIRHVAAGTKHFLRCAALALSKPESLWQDLVKQHFKGHVKPPFNDSARLAAGLSRGFYAEIAH from the coding sequence ATGACAACGATAGCCCGCGCCATCCGTTCAGCCCTGCTGACCGCCGACCCGCGCGCCAAGTGCTTCGCCACCCGGCAGGTGGCGCGGGACTGGCGCAAGGGCGCGCTGGCGTGGGAGTTCGACGTGGCGATGCCGGACCAGCCCGCTTGGCCCGCTTCGCCCGAATTGCTGGCGCCCGGCCAGATGCCCAAGCGCCGCAAGGGCGGCTCCGAGCGCGGACGAATCGCGCTGTGGCACAGCCTTGCCCATATCGAATTCGTCGCGATTGATCTGGCGCTCGATATGGCGGGGCGGTTCGGGGCCGAGATGGGGCGCGAATTCGTCACCGATTTCATGGATGTGGCAGCGGATGAGGCGATGCATTTCGCCCTGCTGGCGCGGAAACTCGAACAGCTCGGCAGCCATTACGGCGCGCTCCCGGCGCACGCGGGGCTGTGGGAAGCGGCCCATGCCACCCGCGACGATGTCGCCGCGCGGCTCGCCGTGGTGCCGATGGTGCTCGAAGCGCGGGGGCTGGATGTGACGCCCGCCACGCTCGACCGGGTCCGCGCGAGCGGCGATGAAGGCGGCGCCAAAATCCTGACGCGCATACTTGACGACGAAATTCGCCACGTCGCGGCAGGCACCAAACACTTTTTGCGATGCGCCGCGTTGGCGCTGTCTAAGCCCGAATCCCTTTGGCAAGACCTCGTAAAGCAGCACTTCAAAGGTCACGTTAAGCCACCGTTCAACGACTCAGCGCGTCTTGCAGCCGGTTTGTCGCGTGGTTTCTATGCAGAGATTGCGCATTAA
- a CDS encoding M23 family metallopeptidase produces the protein MLKLAVSAASAILVSAAAPALANTANSAATTTSADVTQPLREGQPEVVDTGDARFKSIFSSWTAMERTSPTFGSSAEVTAYSSPIPQRAVSVPSRMPLEGASLTSGFGMRTHPVLGGRRAHAGIDLAAPTGTPVYATADGVIGRADWYSSYGLYISINHGAAMETRYAHLSRLAVAAGDNVKKGDLIGYVGSTGRSTGPHLHYEVRVEGLAVNPIPYMVESEAQLAYARDARLTGQGGE, from the coding sequence ATGTTGAAGCTTGCTGTGTCAGCTGCTTCAGCAATTCTGGTTTCCGCTGCCGCTCCGGCGCTTGCCAACACCGCCAATTCCGCCGCCACTACAACCAGCGCTGACGTGACCCAGCCGCTCCGCGAAGGTCAGCCCGAAGTGGTCGACACGGGCGATGCGCGCTTCAAGTCGATCTTCTCCAGCTGGACCGCGATGGAGCGTACCAGCCCCACCTTCGGCAGTAGCGCAGAGGTGACCGCCTATTCCTCCCCGATCCCGCAGCGCGCCGTTTCGGTGCCGTCGCGGATGCCGCTTGAAGGCGCATCGTTGACCAGCGGCTTCGGGATGCGCACGCACCCGGTGCTCGGTGGACGCCGCGCTCACGCCGGAATCGATCTCGCTGCGCCGACCGGCACCCCGGTCTATGCCACCGCCGACGGCGTGATCGGCCGCGCGGACTGGTATTCGAGCTACGGCCTCTACATCAGCATCAATCACGGCGCTGCGATGGAAACGCGCTACGCCCACCTCTCGCGTCTCGCCGTGGCTGCGGGCGACAATGTGAAGAAGGGCGACCTCATCGGCTACGTCGGTTCGACCGGCCGTTCGACGGGTCCGCACCTGCATTACGAAGTCCGCGTCGAGGGTCTTGCAGTCAATCCGATTCCGTATATGGTAGAGAGCGAAGCACAGCTGGCTTATGCCCGCGATGCGCGTCTGACCGGCCAGGGTGGCGAATAA